The following DNA comes from Pirellulales bacterium.
TGTCCAATGTCAAATCGGTCATGCCAATGATGCCGTTCATCGGCGTGCGCAGCTCGTGCGACATGTTCGCCAAAAACTCGCTTTTGGCTTGGTTGGCAACTTCCGCCTGTTCCTTGGCGACTTTCAAACCGTCCACCGCTTTTTCGCGGTCGTGCAGCAGCCGCTTATTTTCGCGCATCCGGCGGATAGAAAACACACACAGCGCACTGCCCAAAAAAATCAACGCAATGAATGCTTCATCGGCGTTGTAATTCTCGTAATCTCTGATCGTGCTCGTCAGTTGTTCGAAAAAATTGTAGTGGGCCGATGCCACCCACAGGCAGACTGTCAACACGAAGATCATCGCCAGATCAATCTTCCACAGAATACTTCGATGCCTGGGCCGATTTTCTTGCATAAACATTGCTGCTCGCATTCCGGCCATGGATCAGGCGCTGAAGTTGCGACGCCGTGCCTACGGCCAACCCCGGTTTCGCTGTTCGTCGTTTGCCCTCTGCCCGCTGATCGAGGTCTGTGGCCGGCGTTCCATTTTCACCGTCTGCTGCGCACCGTCTGCTGCGCACCACCTGCCGCCTGTCCCTCAGGCATAACCGACAAACCGCCCGGCGATTTCGAAAAATGGTCCGGTCTGGCGGCAACGCACCACTTCCAACACCACGTTCAGCCGCTCTTCGTTGACGGTGTTGCCGGTCAACTCCAATTGCAAATAGCGCGATTCGACCGATTCCAGGTGATACATGCACAACCCGCCCACGGAAATATCGCGTGTGACCCCCAGGAATGCCTCGCCGTTGGGAACTTGCCTCTCGTCCAGCGGTGTGGCCCGCACCGGCATGGTCACCGGATACCGCAAACTGGTGCGACGTTCCGAGCCGGGGAAAAATTTTTCGCCCCGGATCACGCGCCGAATAAACATCACCACCGGCTCCAGGGTTTTCAATTTGTGCTTTCCCGCCGTCTCGGCTGTTTCGCCATTCAAAGTTTTTCCCATTTCAAGTGCCCCCAATTTCTCTTCCCTCGATCAATTCATGATTCGCAACAGCCCGACTTGTTGTTTTGCCAGCGCCAAATAAAAACAGAATGCGTTACAGCACCCCGAATAGAGCCTGCCCATCGGCGCACCGCGGACCGGGGTTTCGTCGACGCCGCTTTCCCAATCCAGGCTTCCTCTCAATTGGAGGTCATGCCCCGCAGAAAGCGAACCCCCGCCCCAACTCCCCCCGCGACATGCGGCAACCCGTAACGGTAGAATCGTGTTAACTGGTGTCTGATAGCGCGAGCGGCCAGCGACTAGCAATTAGCCTGAACCCTGAACCCTGCCCACTGCCCACTTTCCTCCTTCCACCATGTCCGAAAAATACATCTACACCGTTGCCGATCTCTCCAAAAAGCACGGCCCCAAAGAGGTCCTCAAAAACATCTGGCTTGCCTTTTATCCCGGCGCAAAAATCGGCGTGCTAGGCAAAAACGGAGCCGGCAAAAGCACGCTCCTCCGCATCATGGCCGGCCAGGACAAAAACTTCGAAGGCGAAGCCCGTCTCACCGACGGCTACACCGTCGGCTATCTGTCGCAGGAGCCGCAACTCAACCCCGCCAAAACCGTGCAGGGCAATGTCGACGAAGCCGTCGCTCACATCCGCGCCATTCTCACCCGCTTCGACGAAATCAACACCCGCCTCGGCGAGCCGATGGAGCCCGACGAAATGGAAAAGCTCCTGGCCGAGCAAGCCAAAGTGCAAGATCAAATCGATCTCCACAACGCCTGGGAGCTGGACCGCCAAATCGAAATCGCCATGGATGCCGTCAATCTCCCGCCGGGCGATGCCGACGTCACCAAGCTTTCCGGCGGCGAGCGTCGCCGTGTGGCCCTCTGCAAAATCCTGCTCGAAAAGCCCGACCTGCTGTTGCTCGACGAGCCCACCAACCATCTCGATGCCGAAAGCGTTCACTGGCTGGAGCGCCATCTGGCCGAATACGCCGGCACCGTCGTCGCCGTCACGCACGATCGATATTTTCTCGACAACGTCGCCAAGTGGATTTTGGAACTCGACCGCGGCCGCGGCATTCCCTGGGAAGGCAACTACAGTTCCTGGCTGGAGCAAAAGCAGGCTCGCCTGGCCGTGGAAGAAAAACAGGCCACGGCCCGCCAAAAAACGCTGCAGCGCGAACTGGAATGGATTCGCCTCGCCCCCCGCGCCCGCCAGGCCAAAAGCAAAGCCCGCATCAACGCCTACGAGCAGCTTTCCAACCAGCGCTTCGAGGAACGCGAGCAGGAATTCGAAATCCAAATTCCGCCGGGCAAGCACCTCGGCTCGCTGGTCGTCGAAATGAAAAACGTCAGCAAAGGCTACGGCGACAATCAACTGTTCGAAAATCTCAGCTTCCGCCTGCCGCCCGGCGGCATTGTCGGCGTCATCGGCCCCAACGGAGCGGGCAAAACCACGCTGTTCCGCCTCATCACCGGCGAAGAAAAGCCCGATAAGGGCGAAGTCAAAATCGGCGACACCGTCGAGCTGGGCTACGTCGATCAAAACCGCGACGCCCTCAAGGCCGAAAACACGGTCTATCAAGAAATTTCCGGCGGCACCGACGTGCTCGAAATGGGCGGCCGCAAAATCAACTCCCGTGCTTACCTGGCCCGTTTCAACTTTACCGGCACCGATCAGCAGAAAAAAGTCGGCGATCTGTCCGGCGGCGAGCGCAACCGCGTACACCTGGCCAAACTTCTCCGCCGCGGCTGCAATCTGCTGCTGCTCGACGAGCCGACCAACGATTTAGATGTGGATACGCTCCGCGCTCTGGAAGAAGCAATCGTGAATTTCGCCGGCTGCGTGGTCGTCATCAGCCACGACCGCTGGTTCTTAGACCGCATCGCCACGCACATTATTTCCTTCGAAGGCGATGGCTACGTCCACGTCTGCGACGGCAACTTCGCCGCCTACGAAGAAGAACGCCGCCGCCGCCTCGGCCAAGACGCCGACCAACCCCACCGGTTTAAATACAAGAAACTAGTGCACTAAACGTTTAGCCGCGACCCGAAGTCCGCGCAGGGGAGAGAGCTGCCTGCTGTTTAACACAAAGCCGGCGCATCGCCGGTCTGGCGAAAGACGCGATATTCAATCTTTTATTACCCATAGCTCGGCAATTCCTCGACCTACCGCGCAAATCGCAGATAAAATAGGTTTTCTATATGCGATCACAAGAAACAAAATTGTAAGGCCGAATATGGTTGCGGCAAACACAATCCAATTATCAAGGAAGTAATGGAAGGAATTCTGTACTCCTTGCGACGTCGACTCAGCAGCATTAGCCGTCCATCCGAAGAAGTTTGTCACCCATCCGATGATGGTTGGGATGCAATATAACACGAAAATAATTGAAAGAATTATTATCCATACTCCCGTGCCGCCCCCTTTCGATACACCGCCACTCCCACGATGAACACGTATCCATTCATTGGGACTTGCATGGATATGCTTAATTTTTCTCGCCATATCGGACGCTCCTATT
Coding sequences within:
- the ettA gene encoding energy-dependent translational throttle protein EttA, producing MSEKYIYTVADLSKKHGPKEVLKNIWLAFYPGAKIGVLGKNGAGKSTLLRIMAGQDKNFEGEARLTDGYTVGYLSQEPQLNPAKTVQGNVDEAVAHIRAILTRFDEINTRLGEPMEPDEMEKLLAEQAKVQDQIDLHNAWELDRQIEIAMDAVNLPPGDADVTKLSGGERRRVALCKILLEKPDLLLLDEPTNHLDAESVHWLERHLAEYAGTVVAVTHDRYFLDNVAKWILELDRGRGIPWEGNYSSWLEQKQARLAVEEKQATARQKTLQRELEWIRLAPRARQAKSKARINAYEQLSNQRFEEREQEFEIQIPPGKHLGSLVVEMKNVSKGYGDNQLFENLSFRLPPGGIVGVIGPNGAGKTTLFRLITGEEKPDKGEVKIGDTVELGYVDQNRDALKAENTVYQEISGGTDVLEMGGRKINSRAYLARFNFTGTDQQKKVGDLSGGERNRVHLAKLLRRGCNLLLLDEPTNDLDVDTLRALEEAIVNFAGCVVVISHDRWFLDRIATHIISFEGDGYVHVCDGNFAAYEEERRRRLGQDADQPHRFKYKKLVH
- a CDS encoding PilZ domain-containing protein → MGKTLNGETAETAGKHKLKTLEPVVMFIRRVIRGEKFFPGSERRTSLRYPVTMPVRATPLDERQVPNGEAFLGVTRDISVGGLCMYHLESVESRYLQLELTGNTVNEERLNVVLEVVRCRQTGPFFEIAGRFVGYA